Proteins from one Mytilus galloprovincialis chromosome 11, xbMytGall1.hap1.1, whole genome shotgun sequence genomic window:
- the LOC143052230 gene encoding metalloproteinase inhibitor 3-like isoform X2 — translation MGGKGILILDINNMRTMMMYSSFLVICLFAMSEQCGCPAPYTQQIVCDSPIVVEAKIESFSENDYDKNYQTSVTKFYKGKGTYDTLSNKTTLVTPKGTSMCGPVVLNVGSSYILSVSVYGDKMHHNLCELQVDASSATNKLLEGIAGKYEENCDCEIPSMYDPPQFGQRSNKQCGYSPCHYDTVCARDGNGQCNWHNC, via the exons ATGGGCGGAAAAGGT ATTCTCATTCTCGATATTAACAACATGAGAACCATGATGATGTATTCAAGTTTTCTGGTGATCTGTTTATTCGCAATGTCAGAGCAGTGTGGATGTCCAGCCCCTTATACGCAGCAAATAGTTTGTGACAGCCCAATAG tcGTTGAGGCTAAAATTGAATCATTTTCAGAGAATGATTATGACAAAAATTACCAAACATCCGTGACAAAGTTCTATAAA GGGAAAGGGACGTATGATACATTGTCCAATAAAACAACACTCGTGACACCAAAAGGAACTTCTATGTGTGGACCTGTAGTTTTGAATGTGGGATCAAGCTATATTCTCTCAG TCTCTGTATATGGTGACAAAATGCATCATAACTTATGTGAACTCCAAGTTGATGCTTCCAGTGCAACGAACAAATTGTTAGAAGGCATTGCAGGAAAATATGAAGAGAACTGTGATTGCGAG attcCATCTATGTATGATCCTCCGCAATTCGGACAACGTTCCAACAAGCAATGTGGATATTCACCATGTCATTATGACACCGTATGTGCCAGAGATGGTAATGGGCAGTGCAATTGGCACAATTGCTAA
- the LOC143052230 gene encoding metalloproteinase inhibitor 3-like isoform X1: protein MRTMMMYSSFLVICLFAMSEQCGCPAPYTQQIVCDSPIVVEAKIESFSENDYDKNYQTSVTKFYKGKGTYDTLSNKTTLVTPKGTSMCGPVVLNVGSSYILSVSVYGDKMHHNLCELQVDASSATNKLLEGIAGKYEENCDCEIPSMYDPPQFGQRSNKQCGYSPCHYDTVCARDGNGQCNWHNC from the exons ATGAGAACCATGATGATGTATTCAAGTTTTCTGGTGATCTGTTTATTCGCAATGTCAGAGCAGTGTGGATGTCCAGCCCCTTATACGCAGCAAATAGTTTGTGACAGCCCAATAG tcGTTGAGGCTAAAATTGAATCATTTTCAGAGAATGATTATGACAAAAATTACCAAACATCCGTGACAAAGTTCTATAAA GGGAAAGGGACGTATGATACATTGTCCAATAAAACAACACTCGTGACACCAAAAGGAACTTCTATGTGTGGACCTGTAGTTTTGAATGTGGGATCAAGCTATATTCTCTCAG TCTCTGTATATGGTGACAAAATGCATCATAACTTATGTGAACTCCAAGTTGATGCTTCCAGTGCAACGAACAAATTGTTAGAAGGCATTGCAGGAAAATATGAAGAGAACTGTGATTGCGAG attcCATCTATGTATGATCCTCCGCAATTCGGACAACGTTCCAACAAGCAATGTGGATATTCACCATGTCATTATGACACCGTATGTGCCAGAGATGGTAATGGGCAGTGCAATTGGCACAATTGCTAA